In Tamandua tetradactyla isolate mTamTet1 chromosome 21, mTamTet1.pri, whole genome shotgun sequence, the genomic window ACCTGAGAGAACTTGACTGTTTACTGAATGcaagaaataacatttatgtggttttccttctcttttcaagAATGCCCAGATCTGACTAAAGAAAGTCTGGAGCCTGGACCCTCAGGGTTGTTCCAAGACAACAGGCATATGGAAGAGAAGGACTCAGATTCAGAATACTGTGCCTCTTCTGCAGACAATCTCATCCATACCGGtaagggggtgggggacaggcgGGCCTGAAGATGGACCAGGAGGGAAGGTAGGATATAATGACAGCCTTGAGATGAAATTGAGCTCATTTGCTTAGCAACTGACAAAATCACTCCATCTCTCAAGGACTAGTCCAGGGTCTCTGACCAATCTATGTAAGATTTTCTGTCTCCTTTGGGAGAGGCTCCTAATTTAAAATCCAAGATAAATATGGAAACTCATTACCAAAGAAGGAATTtgtggcaagtctgaattcttcATCCCCATCCTACAGTGACACTCTACAATTACCCAGATGCAGATTGAATGTGTTTTGAGaataaaagttttgacatagagTAGGAAGTTTTCAAACAGAGGAAGGGGCTTAATGTGTTTATGGGATGTTGTTTGAGGAACATAAATTTACCTAGTCACTTACTGAAGCCTATGAGTTCAGTTCCTTGGGAAAGGGAAATAAGAACAACTAACTGGAGATtttcatgatatattttaatccatAATAGTGTAGCAtgcattcaaaatataaattgtccTGGGGAAAAACAACAAACTAAAATTTACTGATCAATGGGGATCAGTAAATAACTGATATAACTATCACTATAATAGTTAGAGGTGAGAAAGTGAGTCAAGCTCAATGTGTTCAAGGGACACTGAGAAAGATGGTGTGACTGATGCGACCAAGTGAAGCTATACCAGAGGAAGTAGGGGGGGCACCTGAGAGGCAAGATGTGGACAATATTGAGAGGTGCAAACTAGAGCCAACCTCAGAGATCTTGTTGGAGGCTCTTACCCATGCTCAGAATGAGCAGTTCTTACAACTCCCGCATCCAACAAGACCCTGAGTACAGATGCTTTAGCGTGAGGAAGGAGGCAGCTGGGAACAAAAAATGGAAAGtcagtggattttttttcctgaaaattctaACTTCCCCAGGAAGCATTTAGGTTTCCATGAAAGAATGGACAACTGACAAACAGAAGCATTTTACTTATGGGCAAACATCAAATTTATTCTTCAAGGTAAATAGAAATAGCGATAACAAATAATACATGCACCTAATTCTATGTCAGGCAAAATGTTGAGCCTCTTATACACTGCACAAAACAACACAGTCCACTCATCTGCAATCCAGCCCCACAATATACACCATTCCAACACATGTTTTTGTATCCTTAGATTTTGGAACGCTGAATAGGGACTCGACTATAATCGTCATGAAGACAAAGGTCATAGGCATTGTTGTACCTGAGAGAACTTGACTGTTTACTGAATGcaagaaataacatttatgtggttttccttctctttccaagaatGCCCAGACCTGACTAAAGAAAGTCTGGAGCCTGGACCCTCAGGGTTGTTCCAAGACAACAGGCAGATGGCAGAGAAGGACTCAAATTCAAGATACTGTGCCTCTTCTGCAGACAATCTCATCCATACCAGTAAGGGCATGGGGGGCAGGCGGGCCTGAAGATGGTGGACCAGGAGGGAAGATAAGATAGAATGACAGCCTTGAGATCAAACTGAGCTCATCTGCTTAGCAACTGGCAAAATCACCCTATCTCTCATGGACTAGTCCAGGGTCTCTGACCAATCTATGCAAGATTTTCTGTCTCCATTGAGGGAGGCTCCTAATTTAAAATCCAGGATAAATATGGAAACTCATTACCAGAGAAGGAATTTGTAGAAAGTCTGAATGTTTCATTTGAACACTTCCAGTACTATGCCCAGTTACTGCGGAAACCCTACCCCTCAAAACGATCATTGCATTTATCTCTATATCTCATCTACCCTGCATATCTGTAGCTCTATATATACATGCAAAATTCTTCATAAAACCTGCATTGCATATTGTCTATTTACATAATTCCTTATGAGGAAAATTATGCTGAAAATAATGTCCAACTTTTAGTGACTGAAAAGTATATTTTAGAAATGGTATTCCATCTTCAATACTTTGTATACATCCTCAGAAATAAACATAGCATACCCGGTCTTACTCATAAAACCTCCACATGCACAGTCATAATAACTGTTATTGTTTACGTATATTTTGGAAGTTTTAATTGAGAAAGTCAGGTTACTTTCTCTTAAGAGCAAGTCCCATGGGTGGAAGCAATGTCAGGCCCAGGGTATCTAttctatatgtatttatttcctgAATGGACACAGAACCCAGCAAATATCACATACCTCAGTGTTTTTATTCAATTCCTCAGAAATCTGGAAGTTTCAAGAGGATACTTTGCAGCCTGGGTCAGTAATGGTCTCAGCGTGGACTCAGACAGCAAGAGAAAATTACTCTGACTCTGAATATTCATCCTCTGCCTGCAAGATCACAGTTAATGAGGAAGACAGTAAGGCGATGTGGAGAGGGGCAGGGTGGGCGTGGGTGATCTCAGCTTGAGTAAGAATGCTGTAGAACTGCTCAGACCAACCCTTACTTCATTCACTTTCccttcaaaatgggaaaaagctTCATGGCAGAGGAACTAAAACTGAGACCTCTgtggagggaaaaaaagggaCTGCATTGTCAAGAATAGAACTGAGCTCTTTGGCATAAAATTCCAACATGTGAACACTGGCACAACTGTGGGTAAGCCAGTGGAGAGTGCCGATAAATGTGTGGGAATTTTATCACAACCATCTGCCTCACATCAGCACACACTCATACCCGCATACACACTCGCACATCTAGACTCCATGCCACAAGGGATAGCCTTACTTCTCTTTTCCACTCATTCTCTCAAATGCTCATCCCTGCACTCTCGATCCACACTTCCTATTCCCTAGTGGCAGCAAACACGTATACCCTTATGCCCTGATTCCCTCAATTCTTCCTCAGACTCACTCTTTTACATCCTACTCTCACAAACACCTCACATCACAGATGACTTGTTTCAACTCCCTCAGACAAGAACATACCCTAAAAACCTCACACGCTGTAAAAGCAATGCAATTTCATATGTAGTATTTCTCATCCATGTGCTAATTCATCCACAATGCCTTCTGTTCTTCATAGAACTGTGCATTCTGAGAGCTCATATACTCGTTCTCTAATGCTCTAAGTCTTACAGTGTCATGATCTAACAACATACACCTCTGCTGCACTCACTCACAGGTACTGTCACACCACATATCACACATGCACATACTCAATAACCATTGCATTTCTGGCTCAGACAGGTGCACCCATACAATTTCTTGAGACAGACCACATActcattcaatacatatttatacaacacacacacacctcaaatAACACACACCACACAGAGAATTCTAAAATACCACACACATGTGTACTTGTTATCCACATACTCACAGACGTAGTCTCAAGGCCATCTTTATTCCTACACACTTCTCACACGTAATCAATTTGtcttatgtttgaaattttatttcccaGGAATCTGTCAGTTTCAACAAGGTGGCCTCGCTCTTGGGTCTTCTGAGATGCCTCAACCCCAGGACTCAGAGCAAGAGGATACTTCCTCCCCCTTGCCACATGTCACTTTACCTTTTCATCCCATCAGTAAGACGTGCATGCCATCCATCCACGtgacaaaagaggaaaaactcaTGAACATTTACTACATGCGTGTCCAGATGAAAAGGGGTGTAGCTGTCTTAAGGgataatacagagaaagaagTGGAGCCTCCCCTTAAGAAggcaaaaatggaagaaatgactTGTCCTGAAGAAATTCACACAGGAGCCACCCACTCTTGCGTATCTACCAGAGAACTCTTAACTGAGAGTGAGTCCAACTTGGAGGTAGAAGcccaagaggaaagagaagaggcTGACGAAGCAGAGATTCCTGCCCTGGAGGAGAGTTCCAGGGCCAAAACCCCCGACTGGCTAGTGGCCCTGGACAGTGGCTTCCGATGCATGGGCTGCTGCAGGGTCTTCCCCAGCCTGGAGGTGCTGCAGGAACACGTGCAGCATGGGGTCAATGAGGGCTTTAGCTGCCAGGCTTTCCATCTTGCCTTGGATTTgctgaaaaagaagaggaaaaaggaagagaagtagGGGTAAATGAAGATGAGAACACCTGGAAGCGATCAGGAAGGAAGCCTTGGTATAAGAACATCATCATGCAAACAGATTATTTTTCAACCCCTACAAGGGAGGAAATGAACCAAACCAGATCCTACAGAGTGGCTCCTGATTGTCTAAGCAGTCACAGTACCCCTCTTTCTTTATACATGCCTACAGCCACCACCCCCCTTATGTCCATAAAACTACTTCTAACAATACCCATTGTTTTCCCCAGAAGTGAGAAGAAGGCAGATACACTGTGTGCAGAAAAGCAAACATCCTCATACAAATTAAAGAGCATTGAGCACCAGTATACTGCTACCACTAGAGTTGAGAAAAGGACAAGGAGACATTTTTGAAGTGGAAACTCCTGGAGGGAAGATTATTGAATTGGTGAGAACCTCAGGGGAAGGAGAAAACCCCAAGAATACTTGGGACTTAGGGTTCTGACAAGATGTGGGATCAGCAGTAGGAAAGTTCACCAGCGATGTCTCCCAAGGTCCAATAATCACTGTCATAGAGATGGAAAAGTTCCTTCACAAGAATATATGCCTTGAGGTAAAGCACATGGTTGATGTCAAATCAATGAGAATGTTTACTTTCCACGTCCTTTGAGGAAATGGGTGCAAAGGCCTGTGTAGCAGTTTAGCCAAACAGATGAGGCCGGACCCATCATGCCTTGGCAAAACAAGGATTCGTGAAAGTTACATCCTCTCTAGGCTTATTCCCTGGCCTGGCTCCCTTCTGACAAGTAATGTCCCCAGGCAGAAAATGGCTTCAATTCAGTTGTCAAAGCCTTTGCTATGCTTCTTTCTGTCCACCCACATTGTCTCTTGGGTTGGTTAGGGGCGGGGAACAAAACGGATACTCAACatatctttcattcattttcaatttttagtaAAGCTCATTTGAAGCCAAATCTTATGGAAATAATTGAGTTTTGATAGTCttattattgttaaataaaatgtcatgtaGTTTAACCTTACCTCTGTAGTAGATTGTATGCTTTTTTAAGAAACTGGGACATAGTTTTTTTTGTACTCACAAAAAAGTACAAAGTGATATAGCAAAGAGTTCCACAATGGATTTTGCTAAAAAGGAAGGATAAAATTTCTTACATGCTAccaatttcatttttgatatgAAAATTGTCAAATTGGCCTCCTGAATTTGAAAATTTACCTTCTTTAGGTTATCCTCCCAGTTCTGAGAGATTGACCAAAACTTGGCTTTGGTTCCATTCTCTGACACCACTGGTTTATTCATATTTTGTCTCACTGCAGATGTCACAGGTGACAAAGATTCATTAAGTGGTATCTATCCTTTGTCTCCCTTTTAGTCTCTCTTGCTTGAGTCACCTTGTCACCATCTGAGGAGTTAGTGGCTATGGAAAAGTATTTAGAGTCTTGAGATAATTCAGGGTACCAGAAAGACCACTGCAGTGACAGCAAGGTGGAAAAGACCAAGAGACTACAGGAGACTCCTCAACTAGAGTCCTAAATATCCAAACCAATTACTCCTAAGCAGACCGAAGGACTCAGAGACAGGAACCTTCTATGGCCGGGTGGTCTGCTCAGGAATTTTGTGCAATTGAGCTTCTAATAGCAGAGGTCTTTCTCCCGGTACAATACGTGATGTCAGCCACACCACAGACTCCCTCCCTGTTCTGCCAATAAGTAGTTTAAGGCCCTCATGTTTCCCACACTACTTAAGTAAGGGAGTGAAGAGATTTTTGTTGGGCAGCTATGGATTTAGTGGTTTTATCAGCAAGTGCACTTAAGGTTGCAGATAATTTTCTAATCATAGCTTCATTAGCGCTAACTCTCCCAACCAAGGGAAAAGAGACCCAAGGAAGCAAATCCTGCATCATGTATTCCCCTCAGCAAATCAAATCTTACTGCATTATGTAAGCTTAAAGCAGTAGTCTAGTGTTCAGTTTCTGATTTATTAAGTAAGGGAAATGGAGTAATGTACATCATATGAGGTAATGTAGAAAATAGGATAATGACTACATTGGCCAGTCAATTGCCAGGTATTGTGGCACTTTTTGAACattcaagtatttattttatcaatagtAATGTTGCAAAGAACATTTCTGATCACAGTACAATAAAATTAGAatagacaaaatcagaaaatggaaaattctctTCTACCTAGACATAAAAGGGAGTCAAATCATTAATTTGGGCAAAAGTAAATACTCTATTTACACTACAGAGTATCCAAAAAAAGACTATAGGCCTAAGGGAAATAACATATTTATTGTACATTTTTTCAGGTTAAACATAAATCCTTTTAGAGATACTTCATTTGAATAGGTATTTGGtgttttaaggaaaatatattattaaaaataaatttatcttttacTATATGGAGAACTTGCATAAGCACATACTCACACTCAAGCACGTTGATAACATGCTTTCACTCCAAGTTAAATATACTCTTGTTGGATATCTTGTTAGGTCATCAAATCAACTACAGATGTGAAAATCTACTAAGGAGGGTGAtacgacagtggctcagtagcagaattctcacctgccatgccagagatccggattcaattcctggtgcctgcccatgcaaaaaaataacacaaaaaacaaaaaacaaaaaaaaaaacaaaaaaagtatatcaattaaaaaaaaattctaagaagatttaaaattatttgctgGCAGCTCAATAAAAAgcccataaataaataaaatataataaataaataaataaaaagctcaCCCTATCAGTACATtaaaaacatggattttttttgaggaaataacAGCAAAATCAAGTCAGAAATGCAATCCTCATCATTACTATGATAAGGCCCAACATTCCACTCAAATAATGGACCCTCACATACACAGCTGATCACATAGCATATACAAGGAAGACTTATCTCTTTATCGAGTTGTGAATTGTGTTTGTTACACCCTTTCTGAAATTTCTAAAGAATAACACAAAGTATAAAAGTATATAATTGTATATCAATCAATTTTAACAGTACCATGTACCCACTTCACTTTACCAcaattttctaaattgttttcttctcatttaatGAGGATTATGATCATTGAAGTACATTTGCTTATTATTGATGGCCAAATATTTCTGATATCTCCTTCACTTCAAAGTCACAAATAATAGAGAAGAGTATTTAGATTAAACTTTCAAGCCCTAACCTTCTCTGCATTTAGGGGAAATTGTTTTACAGATAAAAGTTCAATTAATCTGGGGTGAAGTAACCATTGTAACTTTTGTAATAGTTCCACGTAACAGAACATTACTTTAGCAATAAAAGATTGATTACTCATTCTAGGAAGCAGAATAAAGCAAACAATAATCATTCTTCAGCTAGATAGAGGCAGCACTCTCTTCCTTCTTGTACTACTTGCTGTAGTATTTCTCAAAATGTGTACAATTcaagtaaaattttgaaaaaagaaacgCCTATATGTTAATCTTTATCTCAACCTCCAGCCTTTCCCAGAAGCTGTAGTCATTCCCTGTAGAGAACTGGGGCAACTGAATGCTgttttagggaaaaagaaaaatgtaagggATATTCCTGACACactagaagggaaagaaagatccAGCTTTCAAACTAGCTAGTGGATTGTGAAAATGGAACAAAGGAGAgtcaggaagagaaaagagatcaGGCAACAAGATTCTTGCTTCCCTCAACCTCACATTTTGAAGATTGTAAGTGTGAGATCAAACCAACTAGTAAGTAGGAAAGAAATCAGCAACATAACTTCTGGTTCTCTTATATAGGGGAAATCAAGGCTGGGGATTGGAATTTAGAAGCAAGGTCCATAAGCTTTCTTAGGTCTACCTGGTTCTATGCCTTATTCAACAGGACATGTGTGTGGTTTGCTACTCTGCAGTATGACTGCAGTAGAGAGAGATGGTTAGGCCCCCTAACCATATTTTATCAAAACAAAGTTgatgaatacttttttatttgtatacaatacaaaattatgtatatgttatatatttgtgGATGTAAACTTTCAGATCAGAGTCTTGAGAAGTCAAAGACTTTATATCTCCATTTTTGGGATATACTGTCAAACTACCTTTTTTAGAGCTGgtgtattttgcatttccaccagcaatatcTGAAATAACTTTTCTTCAGCCTCATCAGTAGAATACTTTGTCAAACTTCTAGACTTCTGTCAATAATGTAAGAAATGATACAtctattataattttctttaattttagctagattgaatatatttttgtatgtttaagggccatttgcatttccattcTTGTGAACTGTTCATGTCACTTTTTCTGTTGAGTACTAATAAATGGGTATATTTGGGAAAACTGAAGCTGGAAGATTAAAAACCATAAAAggaatctttccaatttttcacatggaaaaattaacAAGCCAGAATATCCAAGCAACACttggaaaagaataaacaatGCGGGGGTCTAATCctaagaaatattaaaacatactATTAAGTCTTTTCATTTGTGAAAATATAGACGTGgcctttaaaaagaataacagggatggaataaaatagaaaatctagaATTAGACCTAAATGCATATAGAATTCTATGTATGATAAAGCTGACAAATCATTGGTGGAACGTGACAAGTCACAGAGGAAATAattgacaaatgatgttgaggTGACTgaagaatcattttgaaaaaaaaataaaattggatacataccttagtttaaaaaaatgtgaaaaatgaaaaacaaaaatcgcAACCCTGAAAATCATAGTTGTATCACTTTATAAAGAAAGCACATTTATATGTCTAATTGCTTTCCCAAAATATCAGAATAATTAGAAAGATTAATGAAGCCAGCTGTGTAAAATTGAAACACTTCTGTTTCGAACGACATTACCATAGTCAAAGGCGACAGACAAACTAAGAAAATCTCTCGTTATCTTTATAGATAAAGGGTCTTAAAAATTGAGAACCTGTAAGAAAGTGAATTAtaaattaatctttaaaaaaaatcgaaTTTACTTCCCTCCAAGCTTagtaaagtaaaattaaatcAAGTATAGAATTTGACAAACCAATTATGTATCTCTCTTCTTCAGGGAAATTTATTTAGTATATCAATTGAATTctattatctttttcatttctaaaagctTACATTTATACCTCTGGGATCTCTGTCTGTTTCCTACCACTACCAGTTTGGGAGGGGTGTGTTTGACCCATTAGATGGCAAATTTgcatatcctctcattacttcacattctattttacaaataaaatgtttagCATATCTCAAATAAAACCATTATTTTGTGATTTTCAACACTGCAATAAATcttgaacctcaaaaacatgttGAAAGAATCATTTTTATTCCTACCATACTTATAAGCacttgaattttatatatagcttcaaaattattttaattattttgatcaTTTACTGTAAACAATGATTTGGTTCTTAAAAGAGTTGGAGACAGTTGTCACAATGTTATAACAGCATTCAACCAATGTATATACAATGGCATCCCGGTCatcaatatgatttttttcttgcccCAATTCCTGATTTTGAGTTAGCTTTCAGCCTGGTCCAGCAATGTGAATGGATTCATAACTCAGATTCAAAAGTTTTCAATGTTCCATCCTCAAGAATCATGATTGAAAGTAGTGAGGCAAACCTTGCTGCCAGTCAAGCAGTGCAAAATAACTTAGCAGCATTAGCAATTTCTATATGCATTTATCAGCATAGAAACTTTATAGATCTGTATACTCATTTATTGGTGCAGTTTCAGGGACTGTAAAGATTACTTTCCCCAAATATCAGGTTTATGCTCATTCCTTAGTTGTAATCCCTAAAGAGACATTTAATCATGGCATATGACCTAATGTTTTGCTAAAATTTAACTTACAGATGTTTGCTTCAAATAGTTGGGCAAGGACAAGACTTTTGCTTATTTTGTGCTCTGCATAttcttatttccttccattttactGTATTGTCATTAAAAGCATTTAGCCATTCCTGTAGCCCCTCCTCCCATGTCATCCTGTTTATTTATACGTTTACAGAGAGTCTAAAGACAGGCATTTCCCAAGGTAATGAAGacatacagctttttaaaaagagacagcgttatatttttcccttaaattttagaagaaaaatcatCCTGTGACTGGGTTGCTTCTCAATCTTCTATCAATAAGCTGTCGTGGTCTGTTGGAATGTAACAAGTATGTCTTTTCTGTGATAAACACATTGGCTAACATGGTTCACAATTCACAAATGGTAAAAACATGATGCAGATTCATTGCTCattcagaaaagtacaaaaacagaaaaacatgtctttttgagaAGAcagagaataggagaaaatacccAATGACACTTTATCCTTTTTCTCCTCCTGCCCCC contains:
- the LOC143665447 gene encoding uncharacterized protein LOC143665447 isoform X3, which encodes MATTQGITNLCRDTSKSGCPMKTTNSACEETDKSSVSEYFSCVSSLPMPSGAGITNLCRDTSKSGCPMKTTNSACEETDKSSVSEYFSCVSSLPMPSGVGITNLCRDTSQSGCPLKTTNSACEETDTSSVSEYFSCVSSLPMPSGAECPDLTKESLEPGPSGLFQDNRHMEEKDSDSEYCASSADNLIHTECPDLTKESLEPGPSGLFQDNRQMAEKDSNSRYCASSADNLIHTKIWKFQEDTLQPGSVMVSAWTQTARENYSDSEYSSSACKITVNEEDRICQFQQGGLALGSSEMPQPQDSEQEDTSSPLPHVTLPFHPISKTCMPSIHVTKEEKLMNIYYMRVQMKRGVAVLRDNTEKEVEPPLKKAKMEEMTCPEEIHTGATHSCVSTRELLTESESNLEVEAQEEREEADEAEIPALEESSRAKTPDWLVALDSGFRCMGCCRVFPSLEVLQEHVQHGVNEGFSCQAFHLALDLLKKKRKKEEK
- the LOC143665447 gene encoding uncharacterized protein LOC143665447 isoform X5, whose amino-acid sequence is MKRKQKRKHLESTDSQKTDKASRKKLKVTCAVQCEHKEMATTQGITNLCRDTSQSGCPLKTTNSACEETDTSSVSEYFSCVSSLPMPSGAECPDLTKESLEPGPSGLFQDNRHMEEKDSDSEYCASSADNLIHTECPDLTKESLEPGPSGLFQDNRQMAEKDSNSRYCASSADNLIHTKIWKFQEDTLQPGSVMVSAWTQTARENYSDSEYSSSACKITVNEEDRICQFQQGGLALGSSEMPQPQDSEQEDTSSPLPHVTLPFHPISKTCMPSIHVTKEEKLMNIYYMRVQMKRGVAVLRDNTEKEVEPPLKKAKMEEMTCPEEIHTGATHSCVSTRELLTESESNLEVEAQEEREEADEAEIPALEESSRAKTPDWLVALDSGFRCMGCCRVFPSLEVLQEHVQHGVNEGFSCQAFHLALDLLKKKRKKEEK
- the LOC143665447 gene encoding uncharacterized protein LOC143665447 isoform X2; translated protein: MRSLQTSKSPMFPQSCSSFRHEKLKVTCAVQCEHKEMATTQGITNLCRDTSKSGCPMKTTNSACEETDKSSVSEYFSCVSSLPMPSGAGITNLCRDTSKSGCPMKTTNSACEETDKSSVSEYFSCVSSLPMPSGVGITNLCRDTSQSGCPLKTTNSACEETDTSSVSEYFSCVSSLPMPSGAECPDLTKESLEPGPSGLFQDNRHMEEKDSDSEYCASSADNLIHTECPDLTKESLEPGPSGLFQDNRQMAEKDSNSRYCASSADNLIHTKIWKFQEDTLQPGSVMVSAWTQTARENYSDSEYSSSACKITVNEEDRICQFQQGGLALGSSEMPQPQDSEQEDTSSPLPHVTLPFHPISKTCMPSIHVTKEEKLMNIYYMRVQMKRGVAVLRDNTEKEVEPPLKKAKMEEMTCPEEIHTGATHSCVSTRELLTESESNLEVEAQEEREEADEAEIPALEESSRAKTPDWLVALDSGFRCMGCCRVFPSLEVLQEHVQHGVNEGFSCQAFHLALDLLKKKRKKEEK
- the LOC143665447 gene encoding uncharacterized protein LOC143665447 isoform X1, which gives rise to MKRKQKRKHLESTDSQKTDKASRKKLKVTCAVQCEHKEMATTQGITNLCRDTSKSGCPMKTTNSACEETDKSSVSEYFSCVSSLPMPSGAGITNLCRDTSKSGCPMKTTNSACEETDKSSVSEYFSCVSSLPMPSGVGITNLCRDTSQSGCPLKTTNSACEETDTSSVSEYFSCVSSLPMPSGAECPDLTKESLEPGPSGLFQDNRHMEEKDSDSEYCASSADNLIHTECPDLTKESLEPGPSGLFQDNRQMAEKDSNSRYCASSADNLIHTKIWKFQEDTLQPGSVMVSAWTQTARENYSDSEYSSSACKITVNEEDRICQFQQGGLALGSSEMPQPQDSEQEDTSSPLPHVTLPFHPISKTCMPSIHVTKEEKLMNIYYMRVQMKRGVAVLRDNTEKEVEPPLKKAKMEEMTCPEEIHTGATHSCVSTRELLTESESNLEVEAQEEREEADEAEIPALEESSRAKTPDWLVALDSGFRCMGCCRVFPSLEVLQEHVQHGVNEGFSCQAFHLALDLLKKKRKKEEK
- the LOC143665447 gene encoding uncharacterized protein LOC143665447 isoform X4: MKRKQKRKHLESTDSQKTDKASRKKLKVTCAVQCEHKEMATTQGITNLCRDTSKSGCPMKTTNSACEETDKSSVSEYFSCVSSLPMPSGAGITNLCRDTSKSGCPMKTTNSACEETDKSSVSEYFSCVSSLPMPSGVGITNLCRDTSQSGCPLKTTNSACEETDTSSVSEYFSCVSSLPMPSGAECPDLTKESLEPGPSGLFQDNRQMAEKDSNSRYCASSADNLIHTKIWKFQEDTLQPGSVMVSAWTQTARENYSDSEYSSSACKITVNEEDRICQFQQGGLALGSSEMPQPQDSEQEDTSSPLPHVTLPFHPISKTCMPSIHVTKEEKLMNIYYMRVQMKRGVAVLRDNTEKEVEPPLKKAKMEEMTCPEEIHTGATHSCVSTRELLTESESNLEVEAQEEREEADEAEIPALEESSRAKTPDWLVALDSGFRCMGCCRVFPSLEVLQEHVQHGVNEGFSCQAFHLALDLLKKKRKKEEK